The sequence TAATAAAACATGCCGCACTTTACACATACGTCAACAGGAGTATTCGGTACAAGGAGTGTTTTCTCTTTATACGAATATAAATAATCAACCTTTCTTTGGTCATAATCCGGAGAACCACAAAAATGACAATTACATTTTCTCATTGCGTTGCCTCCAAGGCTTCACCATGACTCCCACAATCCGCTTCATTCCCTCCCCGACCGCAGGCAAGAGCCCCTTGGGAAAAAACATCAGGACCAGCATCAAAATCAGGCCGTGGAGCAGGATCATCAGGTCAGGCCAGGCGTGGAGCCATTCCGGGAGCAGGAGCAGGAAGGCCGCGCCGAAGATGCCGCCCCAGAGGTTGCCCAGGCCGCCCAGGGCGGTCATGGTCACCAGTTGCAGGGAGACGAACATGTCGAAGCTGTGCGGACTGATGAACTGGAAATAGTGGGCGTACAAGGCTCCGGCCATGGCGGTGAGCAGGGCCGCGGCCACGAACAGGCCGACCTTGTAGCGGGTCACCGGGACGCCCAGGGAGGCCGGCAACAGATCACCCTGGTGCAGGCTGCGCAAGGCCCGGCCCGGACGGGTGCGCAGGAAATTGGCGCACAGCCAGAGTACCAGCAACAAGACGGCCCAGACCAGATAGAAAAAATTGCGGTCGTCGCTCAGGTTCAGCCCGGCCAGCTCCATGCCGGGAATGCCGAACAGTCCGGATGTCCCCCCGGTCAAGGATTCCCACTGAATGCAGACGATGGTGAAAATGATGTTGAAGCCCAGGGTGGCCATGACCAGATAATGGCCTTCCAGTTTGAGCGTGGGCACGGCCAGAACCAGGGCCACGAGGCAGGCGACGGCCACGGCCACGAGCATGGCCGCTCCCACCGGGAGCCCGAAATGGACGCTGAGAA comes from Desulfonatronum sp. SC1 and encodes:
- a CDS encoding branched-chain amino acid ABC transporter permease; translated protein: RGGGGARLAAWTPYAALALAVLATPWVVADTYLLSLGSLIGVFALAVTGLNLLIGMAGQVSLGQAAFFGLGAYGSGILSVHFGLPVGAAMLVAVAVACLVALVLAVPTLKLEGHYLVMATLGFNIIFTIVCIQWESLTGGTSGLFGIPGMELAGLNLSDDRNFFYLVWAVLLLVLWLCANFLRTRPGRALRSLHQGDLLPASLGVPVTRYKVGLFVAAALLTAMAGALYAHYFQFISPHSFDMFVSLQLVTMTALGGLGNLWGGIFGAAFLLLLPEWLHAWPDLMILLHGLILMLVLMFFPKGLLPAVGEGMKRIVGVMVKPWRQRNEKM